Proteins from a genomic interval of Lacticaseibacillus pabuli:
- the ligA gene encoding NAD-dependent DNA ligase LigA, which produces MADKDASLAQEAAQLRTQLNKWRDEYYTRDQPSVTDAEYDKQYRRLEEIEGAHPEFVTPDSPTQQVGDTTLPELGKVPHEQPMLSMGDVFSLDELRDWNDRMAENIATKPEYNVELKIDGLSLSLVYQGGKLVQGSTRGNGRIGEDVTANVRTITDIPQTLPEALDIEVRGECYMPKAAFAKLNAAREAQGLETFANPRNAAAGSLRQLDPKITGDRQLATFMYTVVDPERYNLTTQDEAIAFMAKLGFATNQSSEKLADISQIDDYIERYTGSRDQLTFGIDGIVLKVNDLATQAELGATVKVPRWEIAYKFPPEESATIVHDIEWTIGRTGVVTPTAVMDPVQLAGTTVSRATLHNPDFIAAKDIRIGDTVMLHKAGDIIPEISTVLLDKRPADSQPYEVPTHCPSCGAELVHIEDEVALRCINPLCPAQVQEQLTHFASRPAMNIDGLGPKIIAQLQEKKMVKDVADLYVLTADDLAQLDKFKEKSIAKLLQAIDNSRHNSVERLLTGLGIRHVGAKAAAVLAEHFGSLDAIADASEEELAEVEGLGPIIAHAVAQYFAMPETSELLGQLRTAGVNLQYTTAAAPAADDSFVSGKTVVITGKFNDFTRPELTARLKQLGAKVTGSVSKKTDLLVAGEAAGSKLAKATDLGVTVMSEAELKAQLTEE; this is translated from the coding sequence ATGGCAGACAAGGACGCGAGTCTCGCGCAAGAGGCGGCACAGCTGCGCACACAACTGAACAAGTGGCGTGACGAATACTACACGCGGGATCAGCCAAGTGTGACGGATGCCGAGTATGACAAGCAGTACCGCCGTTTGGAAGAGATTGAGGGTGCCCATCCGGAATTTGTGACCCCTGACTCGCCAACACAACAGGTTGGGGACACGACCCTACCCGAATTGGGCAAGGTGCCGCATGAGCAGCCGATGCTGTCGATGGGGGATGTCTTTTCCTTAGATGAATTGCGCGACTGGAACGACCGGATGGCGGAGAACATTGCGACCAAGCCAGAGTATAACGTTGAGCTGAAGATTGACGGGCTGTCCTTGTCCCTGGTCTACCAAGGCGGAAAGCTCGTTCAGGGCAGCACCCGGGGCAACGGACGTATCGGGGAGGATGTCACGGCTAACGTGCGCACCATTACTGATATCCCGCAGACCTTGCCGGAAGCACTGGATATCGAAGTGCGCGGTGAGTGCTACATGCCCAAAGCCGCGTTTGCAAAACTGAACGCAGCACGCGAGGCACAGGGACTTGAAACCTTTGCCAACCCGCGGAATGCGGCGGCGGGATCCTTGCGTCAGCTCGATCCAAAGATTACGGGTGACCGCCAGCTGGCGACCTTCATGTATACAGTGGTGGATCCTGAGCGCTACAATCTGACCACGCAGGACGAAGCCATCGCATTCATGGCCAAACTCGGATTTGCGACGAACCAGTCATCTGAAAAGCTGGCGGATATTAGCCAAATTGACGATTACATCGAACGCTACACTGGCAGCCGCGACCAGTTGACCTTTGGGATTGACGGCATTGTGCTGAAGGTGAACGACTTGGCAACTCAGGCCGAACTCGGTGCCACCGTTAAAGTGCCACGCTGGGAAATTGCCTACAAGTTTCCACCCGAGGAGTCCGCGACGATTGTGCACGATATTGAATGGACCATTGGCCGTACTGGGGTCGTGACCCCAACCGCAGTGATGGATCCGGTACAACTTGCGGGCACGACGGTCTCACGCGCCACCTTGCACAATCCTGATTTCATCGCTGCCAAGGACATTCGCATTGGCGATACAGTGATGCTGCATAAGGCGGGGGACATTATCCCTGAAATTTCGACCGTTCTTCTGGATAAGCGGCCGGCTGACAGTCAGCCCTATGAGGTGCCGACGCACTGCCCATCTTGTGGTGCCGAACTGGTCCACATTGAGGATGAAGTGGCGTTGCGCTGCATTAACCCACTGTGTCCCGCTCAGGTGCAGGAACAGCTGACGCACTTTGCCAGTCGTCCCGCGATGAACATTGATGGCTTGGGACCCAAGATTATTGCACAGCTGCAGGAGAAGAAGATGGTCAAGGATGTCGCTGATTTGTACGTGCTGACGGCAGATGATTTGGCCCAACTTGATAAGTTTAAGGAAAAATCTATTGCTAAGCTCTTGCAGGCCATCGACAATAGCAGGCATAATTCAGTTGAACGCCTGTTAACCGGTTTAGGCATTCGGCACGTGGGCGCCAAAGCGGCGGCGGTTTTAGCTGAGCACTTTGGTAGTCTCGATGCCATTGCGGACGCGAGCGAAGAGGAGCTGGCCGAGGTCGAAGGGCTTGGGCCAATCATCGCGCACGCGGTTGCACAGTATTTTGCCATGCCGGAAACAAGCGAACTTCTGGGCCAGTTGCGGACTGCGGGTGTGAACCTGCAGTACACGACGGCCGCTGCACCTGCAGCGGATGACAGCTTTGTTAGCGGCAAGACGGTGGTCATCACGGGTAAGTTCAACGATTTCACCCGACCGGAATTGACGGCCCGGCTCAAGCAGTTGGGTGCTAAGGTGACGGGGTCTGTTTCTAAGAAGACGGACCTGCTTGTTGCGGGTGAAGCCGCGGGGAGTAAACTCGCTAAGGCGACCGACTTAGGCGTCACGGTCATGAGTGAAGCCGAATTAAAAGCACAATTAACCGAGGAATAA
- a CDS encoding CamS family sex pheromone protein has protein sequence MKKTVKVLLVLATTLLLASCGKLDFGSDSGTTTSTKSGNYQTTGNNKDSNYQGVIRNGKYPVSKARGLMLQNNNQNGNTFNVRSMESGLTQIATKQFSTDKYDLEDGQLLSTATTRKWLARQKGKFSKSGDTDNALGLNPASNNKTDPTKRNPIYLQQLLEQDFMVSSGNSMNLGGIAIGLGMNSVDYYTKSQYGAQYETKISEADMVAQGKRMASEVVSRLRQMKGVGQNTPIMVGLYRQAEQDSLVGGTYKTYMVSMKGNQIGQWHGVNQQNEVLPLQDNKKGINSSVASDFNNFSAQIRGFFPTLAGVTAQAHYEDGQLAGLKVTVNTQFYGQSEINAFTQYVTTAASKYLPSGVKIEIDIVSVQGMQAFANRDTGEKNFYTHVFDSY, from the coding sequence ATGAAAAAGACAGTAAAGGTTCTGCTCGTTTTGGCCACCACGCTGCTGCTCGCAAGTTGCGGCAAACTGGACTTTGGCTCCGACAGTGGCACGACGACAAGCACGAAATCAGGAAATTACCAAACGACTGGTAATAACAAGGATAGCAATTACCAGGGCGTGATTCGCAACGGTAAGTACCCGGTTTCTAAAGCGCGTGGGCTCATGCTTCAGAACAACAATCAAAACGGCAATACCTTTAACGTGCGGAGTATGGAAAGCGGCCTGACCCAGATTGCGACCAAGCAGTTCTCCACTGACAAGTACGATTTGGAAGACGGTCAGTTGCTCTCGACCGCGACAACGCGTAAGTGGTTGGCCCGGCAAAAGGGTAAGTTTTCTAAGTCCGGTGATACGGACAACGCACTCGGGTTGAATCCCGCCAGCAACAACAAGACCGATCCGACCAAACGTAACCCAATCTACCTGCAACAACTGCTAGAACAAGACTTCATGGTCAGCAGTGGTAACAGTATGAACCTGGGCGGCATTGCGATCGGCTTGGGGATGAACTCCGTGGACTATTACACCAAGAGTCAGTACGGTGCCCAGTACGAAACGAAGATTTCTGAAGCCGACATGGTTGCGCAGGGCAAACGGATGGCCAGCGAGGTCGTCTCACGTCTGCGCCAGATGAAGGGCGTCGGGCAAAACACCCCCATCATGGTTGGCTTGTACCGTCAGGCCGAGCAAGATAGCTTGGTCGGTGGGACCTACAAGACGTACATGGTCAGCATGAAGGGGAACCAAATCGGCCAGTGGCACGGCGTGAACCAGCAGAACGAAGTCTTACCACTGCAGGACAACAAGAAGGGCATTAACTCCTCAGTTGCCAGCGACTTTAACAACTTCTCCGCGCAGATTCGTGGGTTCTTCCCAACCTTGGCTGGTGTGACCGCCCAGGCGCACTATGAAGATGGCCAGCTCGCCGGGCTCAAGGTGACGGTGAACACGCAGTTCTATGGGCAATCCGAAATCAACGCGTTTACCCAGTACGTCACGACTGCGGCATCCAAATACTTGCCAAGCGGTGTAAAGATTGAAATTGATATCGTATCGGTTCAGGGGATGCAAGCATTTGCCAACCGGGACACGGGCGAGAAGAATTTCTACACGCACGTCTTTGATAGCTACTAA
- the gatC gene encoding Asp-tRNA(Asn)/Glu-tRNA(Gln) amidotransferase subunit GatC codes for MISKEEVAHVADLARLKFTDAELQTFTGQMDEIIGMVDQLAEVDTTDVPETTQNVLLENVMREDEATLVTPRDELMKNVPTEKDGLIQVPAIIDKEED; via the coding sequence ATGATTTCAAAGGAAGAAGTCGCACACGTTGCTGATTTGGCGCGTTTAAAGTTCACTGACGCCGAATTGCAAACCTTTACCGGCCAGATGGATGAAATTATCGGGATGGTCGATCAGCTTGCTGAAGTCGACACCACGGACGTGCCTGAAACGACACAGAACGTGCTGCTCGAAAACGTGATGCGTGAGGACGAAGCAACACTCGTCACACCACGGGATGAACTCATGAAGAATGTGCCAACCGAAAAGGACGGTCTCATTCAGGTACCAGCCATCATCGACAAGGAGGAGGACTAG
- the gatA gene encoding Asp-tRNA(Asn)/Glu-tRNA(Gln) amidotransferase subunit GatA yields the protein MDYFNTNIDQLHKDLSAGKLKSADLTADTFKQIADKDKTVKAFLALNEDDAAKTAAAIDAAGVDADKVLAGIPVGIKDNIVTDGLTTTAASKMLANFVPIYDATVVKKLKDAGMVIVGKLNMDEFAMGSSTENSAMQTTTNAWDKTKVPGGSSGGSAAAVAAGEIPAALGSDTGGSIRQPAAFNGIVGFKPTYGRVSRWGLIAFGSSLDAIGTLTRSVRDGAHLLNAIIGEDERDTTTVPRDPEDLGRNIGKGVKGMKIALPEEYLGKGVDPKVAAQIEKAAEQYKAMGATVETVSLPHTKYAVAAYYIIASSEASSNLQRFDGIRYGYRAKDVKNLTDVYVKSRSEGFGSEVKRRIMLGTYSLSAGMYDAHFRQAAKVRTLIARDFENVFKDYDLIMAPTTPTTAFKIGAKVTDPVTMYMNDILTIPVNLAGLPAASVNAGFVDGMPVGLQLIAKPFAEATIFQAAAAFEDANDYMQQIPGGQN from the coding sequence GTGGATTACTTCAACACAAACATCGACCAGCTGCACAAGGACTTGTCTGCTGGCAAGCTCAAGAGCGCTGACCTCACGGCGGACACCTTCAAGCAGATCGCGGACAAGGACAAGACCGTCAAGGCATTTCTCGCTTTGAACGAAGATGACGCAGCTAAGACAGCTGCGGCCATTGATGCAGCCGGCGTGGATGCGGACAAGGTACTTGCCGGTATTCCGGTCGGGATTAAGGACAACATTGTCACGGATGGGTTGACGACCACCGCGGCTTCCAAGATGCTCGCCAACTTCGTGCCCATTTACGACGCGACCGTTGTGAAGAAGCTCAAGGACGCTGGCATGGTCATTGTCGGTAAGCTCAACATGGATGAATTTGCCATGGGGTCCTCGACTGAAAACTCCGCCATGCAGACGACCACGAACGCCTGGGACAAGACCAAGGTGCCTGGTGGTTCGTCAGGTGGTTCTGCCGCCGCAGTTGCTGCCGGTGAAATTCCTGCTGCCTTGGGTTCCGATACGGGTGGTTCCATTCGCCAGCCTGCTGCTTTCAACGGGATTGTGGGTTTCAAGCCAACATACGGCCGCGTCTCACGTTGGGGTCTGATTGCCTTTGGTTCCAGCCTGGACGCCATTGGGACCCTGACCCGTTCCGTCCGTGATGGGGCACACTTGCTCAACGCCATTATTGGTGAAGACGAGCGTGACACCACGACGGTTCCCCGTGACCCCGAAGACCTCGGCCGCAACATCGGCAAGGGCGTTAAGGGCATGAAGATTGCACTCCCTGAGGAATACCTCGGTAAGGGTGTTGATCCTAAGGTTGCCGCTCAGATTGAAAAAGCTGCGGAACAGTACAAGGCAATGGGTGCTACGGTTGAAACCGTTAGCCTGCCACACACCAAGTACGCGGTTGCGGCTTACTACATCATTGCAAGTTCCGAAGCCTCTTCCAACTTGCAGCGTTTTGATGGGATTCGTTACGGATACCGTGCCAAGGACGTGAAGAACTTGACCGATGTTTACGTTAAGTCTCGTTCCGAGGGCTTCGGCTCCGAAGTGAAGCGCCGAATCATGCTGGGGACATACAGTTTGTCCGCTGGGATGTACGACGCCCACTTCCGCCAGGCCGCAAAGGTGCGGACACTGATTGCCCGCGACTTTGAGAATGTCTTCAAGGACTACGACTTGATTATGGCACCAACGACACCAACCACTGCTTTCAAGATTGGTGCCAAGGTGACGGACCCAGTCACGATGTACATGAACGACATTTTGACCATTCCGGTTAACCTGGCCGGCCTACCTGCCGCATCTGTTAACGCCGGTTTTGTTGATGGGATGCCAGTTGGCCTACAGCTGATTGCCAAGCCATTTGCTGAAGCAACCATTTTCCAAGCTGCCGCCGCATTTGAAGATGCCAACGACTACATGCAGCAGATTCCAGGGGGGCAAAACTAA
- the gatB gene encoding Asp-tRNA(Asn)/Glu-tRNA(Gln) amidotransferase subunit GatB, which translates to MNFETTIGLEVHVELKTKSKMYSPAPVSYGAEPNTETNVIDWGYPGVLPSVNRGAYSLGIMVALALHAEIAPWTHFDRKNYFYPDNPKAYQITQSETPLARNGYIEIEVDGKKKKIGIEELHIEEDAGKNTHADDGYSYVDLNRQGTPLIEIVSKPDMETPEEAYQYLEQLRQIVQFTGASDVKMEEGSMRVDTNLSVAPIGATEYGVKSEIKNLNSFNHVRSALAFEQQRHVAAFLAGNTIRPETRRWDEPGKKTILMRVKEGADDYRYFPEPDLPPVRVSDKWIDEMRAKLPENPKQRRARYVDKWGLPAYDAGVLTNTKEMSDFFEETVADGAEPKQASNYLMGDVSGYLNSEHLELGDIKLTPAHLAKMIALLKDGTISSKIAKKVIVQIIKNDVDPEEWVRSKGLVQQSDPAVLTPIINDILDANQQSIDDFHAGKDRAIGYLVGQIMKQTHGQANPKVVNQILNSELAKR; encoded by the coding sequence ATGAACTTTGAAACAACCATTGGGCTGGAAGTGCACGTTGAGTTAAAGACCAAGAGCAAGATGTACTCACCAGCGCCTGTTTCTTACGGTGCTGAGCCTAACACCGAAACGAACGTGATTGACTGGGGTTATCCTGGTGTGCTGCCAAGTGTCAACCGTGGGGCCTACTCATTAGGTATCATGGTTGCCTTGGCACTGCACGCTGAGATTGCACCCTGGACGCACTTTGACCGCAAGAACTACTTCTACCCAGATAACCCAAAGGCTTACCAAATTACGCAGAGTGAAACACCTCTGGCCCGTAATGGCTACATTGAGATTGAAGTCGATGGCAAAAAGAAGAAGATTGGGATTGAAGAACTCCATATCGAAGAAGATGCCGGGAAGAACACCCATGCCGATGACGGCTATTCCTACGTCGATTTGAACCGTCAGGGCACACCACTGATTGAAATTGTCTCCAAGCCAGACATGGAAACCCCTGAAGAGGCATACCAGTACTTGGAACAGTTGCGTCAGATTGTCCAATTTACCGGGGCTTCCGACGTTAAGATGGAAGAAGGTTCCATGCGTGTCGACACCAACCTTTCCGTTGCGCCAATTGGTGCCACCGAGTATGGGGTTAAGTCCGAAATCAAGAACCTGAACAGTTTCAACCATGTCCGCAGTGCACTCGCCTTTGAGCAGCAGCGGCACGTGGCGGCCTTCCTTGCCGGTAACACGATTCGGCCAGAAACACGGCGCTGGGACGAGCCTGGTAAGAAGACCATCCTGATGCGTGTTAAGGAAGGGGCAGATGATTACCGCTACTTCCCAGAGCCAGACCTGCCACCCGTTCGCGTGAGCGACAAGTGGATTGACGAAATGCGTGCGAAGTTGCCTGAAAATCCTAAGCAACGTCGTGCCCGTTACGTCGACAAATGGGGCCTGCCAGCGTATGATGCGGGTGTCCTGACAAACACCAAGGAAATGTCCGATTTCTTCGAAGAAACCGTGGCGGATGGTGCGGAACCTAAACAGGCGTCAAACTACCTGATGGGTGATGTTTCTGGTTACTTGAACTCCGAGCACTTGGAGTTGGGTGATATCAAACTGACGCCTGCACACTTGGCCAAGATGATTGCGTTGCTCAAGGACGGTACTATTTCCAGTAAGATTGCCAAGAAGGTCATCGTTCAGATTATCAAGAACGATGTGGATCCTGAAGAATGGGTTCGCAGCAAGGGCCTGGTTCAGCAGTCTGACCCTGCCGTCTTGACGCCAATCATTAACGATATCTTAGATGCAAACCAGCAGAGTATCGACGACTTCCATGCCGGGAAGGATCGTGCGATTGGCTACTTGGTCGGTCAAATCATGAAGCAAACTCATGGTCAGGCTAACCCAAAGGTCGTCAACCAGATTCTGAACAGCGAACTCGCTAAGCGCTAA
- a CDS encoding diacylglycerol kinase, with amino-acid sequence MRPRARLIYNPTSGNEGMRKYVGDVLEELEKAGYEASAFQTTPKRNSAKKEAERATADGFDLIVAAGGDGTINEVVNGVAPAKKRPKMGIIPAGTTNDYARALRIPRDNPVEAAKIVGKGQTLKMDIGLANDVYFMNIAAGGSMSELTYNVPSEVKSIFGYLAYFIKGAEMLPNMHTVPLKVEWDGGHQYVGEASLFMIGLTNSVGGFEQLAPDAELGDGKFTMIIVKTANLAEMLKLIALVFNGGKHVDNPNIIYEKTNMIKVERTDGKRLKINLDGEYGGKTPMTFVNLKHHIEMYANVDEIPDENLSSNYHSQDDVMKEVETISKADLDGDGKVG; translated from the coding sequence ATGCGACCACGCGCAAGACTAATTTATAATCCAACCAGTGGTAATGAGGGGATGCGCAAGTACGTCGGTGACGTGCTTGAGGAACTCGAAAAAGCTGGGTATGAAGCCTCGGCTTTCCAGACGACGCCGAAGCGAAACTCAGCTAAAAAGGAAGCCGAGCGGGCAACTGCAGACGGCTTTGATTTGATTGTTGCTGCCGGTGGTGATGGCACCATTAACGAAGTCGTGAATGGGGTTGCGCCTGCCAAAAAGCGTCCGAAGATGGGGATTATCCCCGCTGGGACGACTAACGACTACGCCCGGGCATTGCGGATTCCGCGTGATAACCCGGTCGAAGCCGCAAAGATCGTCGGTAAGGGTCAAACCTTGAAGATGGATATTGGCTTAGCAAACGACGTGTACTTCATGAACATCGCTGCGGGCGGCTCGATGAGTGAGCTGACCTACAACGTGCCGAGTGAAGTAAAATCAATTTTTGGTTACCTCGCGTACTTCATCAAAGGGGCAGAGATGCTGCCAAACATGCACACGGTTCCGCTCAAAGTTGAGTGGGACGGCGGGCACCAGTACGTCGGTGAAGCCTCACTGTTTATGATTGGCCTGACGAACTCGGTGGGTGGTTTTGAACAACTCGCACCGGATGCTGAATTGGGTGATGGGAAGTTTACGATGATCATCGTGAAGACGGCGAACTTGGCAGAAATGCTGAAGCTCATTGCCCTGGTCTTCAACGGTGGTAAGCATGTCGACAACCCGAACATCATTTATGAGAAGACGAACATGATTAAGGTTGAACGGACAGACGGTAAGCGCCTGAAAATCAATCTTGACGGGGAATATGGTGGTAAAACACCGATGACCTTCGTTAACCTCAAGCATCACATCGAAATGTATGCCAATGTTGATGAAATTCCGGATGAAAACCTCTCTTCGAACTATCACAGTCAAGATGATGTGATGAAGGAAGTCGAAACCATTTCAAAGGCTGACCTTGATGGTGATGGCAAAGTTGGTTAA